The sequence ACCTGAACTGGTTTGCCCGTGAAGGCTTTCCTCACGGTGAACTGGGCGGTCTTCTGGCGTTGATGCAGGAGATCGACCACAACGGCCTCTCCGAGCTGCTGGAACCACTGCGCGCCAAACACGGCAAGCCCGCCCCCCGCCACTAAGTAGAGCCCGAACATGCAACGGAACGCACAAGACGAAACTCACTGGCAGGCCATCGCCCAGCGCTATGACCTGGAGCCCGGCCCCATCAACCTGGAAAACGGGTACTTCGGACGCATGAGTCGCGCAGTGCTTGAGCAGTACCAGGACAATGTTGCCTTCATCAATCGCAGCAACTCGATCTATGTGCGCCAGCGTTACGAGCAGGGCGAAAACGTCGAGGTCCGTAACCAACTGGCGCAGTTGCTGGACGCCGATCCCGAAGCTATCGCCCTCACCCGCTGCGCCTCCGACGCGCTGCAATCTCTGATCCGCAATTACAACCGCTTACAGCCAGGCGATCAGGTGCTGATCAGCGACCTGGAATACGACACCGTCAAAGGCGCCGTGCGCTGGCTGGCGCGCCACCGTGGGGTGGAGGTGATCGAAATTGCCCACGAACACCCGGCCAGCTTCGACAGCCTGGTGCAGACCTATCGCGATGCCTTCGTGAGTTACCCTCGCCTCAAATTGCTGGCGCTGACCTACGTCACCCACCGCACCGGACTGGTGATGCCGGTAGAGGCCATTGCGAGCGCCGCTCGGGAATACGGGGTTGATGTGATCCTCGACGGCGCCCACGCCCTGGGCCAGATTGAATTCAACCTGGCCCAGCTGGGCATCGCCTTTGCGGGGTTCAACCTGCACAAGTGGATTGGCGCGCCGTTGACCCTGGGCTTTATCTATATCGACCCGCAGCGGCTGGCGGATATTGATCCGGATATGGGTGAGTTTCACTACCCGACTACCGATGTACGCGCTCGTACGCCCTACAGCACGCCGAATTTTCCAGCGCTGATGACGTTGCCGCTGGTATTTGAGGAGCATCGGTTGTTGGGGGGCGCGCAGGCCAAAGGCGCCCGGCTCAACTACCTGCGGGATTTGTGGGTGCGTGAGGTGCGGCAGTTACCGGGGGTTGAGGTGCTGACGCCGGATGATCCACGGCTGTACTGCGCGATTACGTCGTTCAAGTTCACCCATCAGATGGATCAGCAAGTAATGGCGGATCGCTTGCTCAAGGAGTACGACCTGTTTACCACGACCCGCAGCGGTGCCTCGTTTGGCAGCTGTATTCGCGTGACGCCTGGGTTTGTGACTTCAGCGGCGGATATCCATGTTCTGATCAAAGCCATTACCGAGCTGGCCACAAACTAAATGTGGGAGCTGGCTTGCCTGCTCCCACATTTTGACCGAATTTCGCATAAAAAAAAGCGGCGCACCGACCAAGTGCACCGCAAAAATGCCGTAGAACACAGCAACAACGATTCGGTAAATCCAATCAGTCCAGCAGCGCCAGTGCCTCAGCGGTGGTTTCCTGAATACGCGCCCAGTCGCCGTTCTTGATCCACTCCGGATCAAGCATCCAGCTCCCGCCCACGCACATCACATTCTTCAACGCCATGTAGCTCTTGATATTCGCCGGGCCAACGCCGCCAGTCGGGCAGAATTTCACTTCGCCGAACGGGCCGCCCAGAGCCTTGATCGCGGCGACCCCACCACTGACTTCCGCCGGGAACAACTTGAAGCGGCGATAGCCCAGACCATAGCCTTCCATGATGCCTGACGCATTGCTGATACCTGGCAGCAACGGGATCGGGCTGTGCACCGAGGCTTCCAGCAGGTCACGGGTAATGCCCGGGGTGACGATAAATTGCGAGCCTGCGACTTCCGCCGCTTCGAGCATGGTGCGATCCAGCACAGTGCCAGCACCGGTGCACAGCTCCGGACGCTGCTCACGCAACACCTGAATGGCCTTGAGGCCGAACTGCGAACGTAGGGTCACTTCCAGTGCGGTCAAACCACCGGCCGCCAGGGCATCGGCCAACGGCAGAATGTCCTGTTCGCGGGCAATGGTGATCACTGGCAGAATCCGCGCCTTGGCACAGAGGCTGTCGATCAAGGCAACTTTGTCCGCCATGGAAACGGTGGGTTGAGGGCTTTTCATCGCGGCTGATCCTTGGCTCATGGGCACCAGTAAATCTCTAAAGTAGGTTGCAAAAACGCCCGAACCGGCATGGCAGCAACATCGTCACTGGCCAGCGCTGCGCTCAGGGTGGTGAGTTTCGAACTGCCGGAGATCGACAATACGGTGTAGTTGGCCGTGGCCAGTAATGCGCGGCTCATGGTCAGACGCTGATGGGGCACGGTCGGTGCCAACATCGGCCAGCAACGGCGACTGCCATCCGGCTTCAACGCATCCAGCAGATTCGGGCTGTTGGGGAACAACGATGCGGTATGACCGTCATCCCCCATACCCAGCACCAGCACATCAATTGCCGGCAACTCTGCCAACTGGCGGTCGGCCAGTTCGGCGGCGTCTTCAAGATTGGCGGCAACGTGGTACAGGCTCAAAAACTTCGCCTTGGCCGCCGGGCCTTGCAGCAGGTATTTCTTCAGAAGGCCGGCGTTGCTGTCGGCGTGCTCCACCGGCACCCAGCGCTCGTCGGCCAGGGTGATGGTCACCTTGGACCAGTCCAGGCCTTGTTTGGCCAGGTTCTGGAAAAACGCCACCGGGCTGCGACCGCCGGACACCACCAGCACAGCTTCGCCACGGGCACTGATGGCCGCGCGCAGTTGTTCAGCCACGTCATTGGCCAAGCCTTCGGCCAGCAACACCGGGTTACGGTACTCATGAGCGCTGACGCCCAGAGGCAGTTTCAATTCAGATATCGCCATACCAAGACCTCCCATCCCGCGTGATCAGTGCAATGGAGCTCATCGGCCCCCAGGAACCCGCCGCATACGGCTTGGGCGCATCACCGGATTTTTTCCACCCGGCGATCAACTGGTCACACCACTTCCACGCGGCTTCGATTTCATCTTTACGGACAAACAGGTTCTGATTGCCGCGCATCACTTCCAGCAACAACCGCTCGTAGGCATCGGGAATCCGTGCACTGCGATAGGTGTCGGAAAAATTCAGTTGCAGTGGCCCGCTGCGCAGTTGCATGCCCTTGTCCAGGCCCTGCTCCTTGGTCATCACGCGCAAGGAAATACCTTCATCCGGCTGCAGGCGGATGATCAGTTTGTTGCTGATCTGCAAGCGCTGCTCGGGGGCGAAGATGTAGTGGGACGGTTCCTTGAAGTGAATGACGATCTGCGACAGCTTGTCTGGCATGCGCTTGCCGGTGCGCAGGTAGAACGGCACGCCGGCCCAGCGCCAGTTACGGATATCGGCCCGCAGGGCGACGAAGGTTTCAGTGTCGCTCTGGGTGTTGGAATTCTCTTCTTCCAGATAACCCGGTACCGGTTTGCCAGCGCTGTAGCCGGCGATGTATTGGCCCCGTACCACTTGGGTGGTCAGGCCTTCCGGGCTGATGGGCGCCAGGGCCTTGAGCACCTTGACCTTCTCGTCGCGGATACTGTCGGCGGACAGGTCGGCCGGCGGGTCCATGGCGATCAGGCAAAGCAGTTGCAGCAGGTGATTCTGGATCATGTCCCGCAACTGGCCAGCCTTGTCGAAGTAACCCCAACGGCCTTCGATACCAACCTTCTCGGCCACGGTGATTTCCACGTGGGAGATGTAGTTCTGGTTCCACTGGGTTTCGAACAGGCTGTTGGCAAATCGCAGGGCGATCAGGTTCTGGACGGTCTCTTTGCCCAGGTAATGGTCGATGCGGTAGGTGCGGTTTTCCGGGAAAAACTGCGCCACGGCATCGTTGACCTTGCGCGAAGACTCCAGGTCCGAACCGATGGGTTTTTCCAGGACGACCCGGGTATTTTCCGCCAGGCCGACCTTGGACAGGTTCTCGCAGATCGCGCCGTACACCGCCGCAGGAGTGGCGAAGTAGGCGATCAGACGCTGCTCGGTCCCGGCCTTCTCGGCCAGGGCGACGTAGTCGTCAGCCTTCATGAAGTCGACGTGCAGGTAGCTCAGGCGCGCCAGGAAGCGTTGGGCAACAGCTTCATCCAGCTCCTTGCCAACATATTTGCGTAATTCTTGATCAATGTGGGCCAGGTGCTGTTGCTCGGAACCGGCTTCCCGGGCCAGGGCCAGGATGCGGGTGTCGTCGTGCAGGAGCCCGGCGCCATCGAGTTGATAGAGGGCAGGAAATAACTTGCGCAGCGCCAGATCACCCAAGGCGCCAAACAGGGCAAAGGTGCAGGGTTCTACGGTTATCGAAGGCATGATGTTTGTTCTTTTATCAAGTTAAGCTACAAATACCTTTTTTCAAGGCATCACTCAAGGAAAAATGTAGTAATAACCACAACATTTTCCC is a genomic window of Pseudomonas sp. ADAK18 containing:
- a CDS encoding aminotransferase class V-fold PLP-dependent enzyme yields the protein MQRNAQDETHWQAIAQRYDLEPGPINLENGYFGRMSRAVLEQYQDNVAFINRSNSIYVRQRYEQGENVEVRNQLAQLLDADPEAIALTRCASDALQSLIRNYNRLQPGDQVLISDLEYDTVKGAVRWLARHRGVEVIEIAHEHPASFDSLVQTYRDAFVSYPRLKLLALTYVTHRTGLVMPVEAIASAAREYGVDVILDGAHALGQIEFNLAQLGIAFAGFNLHKWIGAPLTLGFIYIDPQRLADIDPDMGEFHYPTTDVRARTPYSTPNFPALMTLPLVFEEHRLLGGAQAKGARLNYLRDLWVREVRQLPGVEVLTPDDPRLYCAITSFKFTHQMDQQVMADRLLKEYDLFTTTRSGASFGSCIRVTPGFVTSAADIHVLIKAITELATN
- the pgl gene encoding 6-phosphogluconolactonase; amino-acid sequence: MAISELKLPLGVSAHEYRNPVLLAEGLANDVAEQLRAAISARGEAVLVVSGGRSPVAFFQNLAKQGLDWSKVTITLADERWVPVEHADSNAGLLKKYLLQGPAAKAKFLSLYHVAANLEDAAELADRQLAELPAIDVLVLGMGDDGHTASLFPNSPNLLDALKPDGSRRCWPMLAPTVPHQRLTMSRALLATANYTVLSISGSSKLTTLSAALASDDVAAMPVRAFLQPTLEIYWCP
- the zwf gene encoding glucose-6-phosphate dehydrogenase → MPSITVEPCTFALFGALGDLALRKLFPALYQLDGAGLLHDDTRILALAREAGSEQQHLAHIDQELRKYVGKELDEAVAQRFLARLSYLHVDFMKADDYVALAEKAGTEQRLIAYFATPAAVYGAICENLSKVGLAENTRVVLEKPIGSDLESSRKVNDAVAQFFPENRTYRIDHYLGKETVQNLIALRFANSLFETQWNQNYISHVEITVAEKVGIEGRWGYFDKAGQLRDMIQNHLLQLLCLIAMDPPADLSADSIRDEKVKVLKALAPISPEGLTTQVVRGQYIAGYSAGKPVPGYLEEENSNTQSDTETFVALRADIRNWRWAGVPFYLRTGKRMPDKLSQIVIHFKEPSHYIFAPEQRLQISNKLIIRLQPDEGISLRVMTKEQGLDKGMQLRSGPLQLNFSDTYRSARIPDAYERLLLEVMRGNQNLFVRKDEIEAAWKWCDQLIAGWKKSGDAPKPYAAGSWGPMSSIALITRDGRSWYGDI
- a CDS encoding bifunctional 4-hydroxy-2-oxoglutarate aldolase/2-dehydro-3-deoxy-phosphogluconate aldolase, which codes for MKSPQPTVSMADKVALIDSLCAKARILPVITIAREQDILPLADALAAGGLTALEVTLRSQFGLKAIQVLREQRPELCTGAGTVLDRTMLEAAEVAGSQFIVTPGITRDLLEASVHSPIPLLPGISNASGIMEGYGLGYRRFKLFPAEVSGGVAAIKALGGPFGEVKFCPTGGVGPANIKSYMALKNVMCVGGSWMLDPEWIKNGDWARIQETTAEALALLD
- a CDS encoding DUF3820 family protein, translating into MNPEKLELLITREMPFGKYKGRIIADLPGPYLNWFAREGFPHGELGGLLALMQEIDHNGLSELLEPLRAKHGKPAPRH